The DNA sequence TTTAGACCCAGAAAGTTGCAGTATTGATATTCAATCGCAATTGGGCATCAATTCACAATATACCGAATCGGTCTCTGGCAACGTCAGAACCATTACTATTAATGGCGTGGCAGACCACTTGGTAGGGGAATTTCCCAACAGTGGCAACCCCAATACCATAGCAGAAGCATCTGAAACTTTCTCCATGACCACAGAACCTGAACCTGCCAATGACATTACGTTTGGTCAAGGCTATACGTTCGGAGTGCTGTTTTCTGGGGTGGCCGTCGATCCCTACACAGCTGAGTTCTTTGTGGGTTCGACAGGGACCATGAATATGGAATGGAACATCACCACCCTGCAATCCACCACAAATTTGGGTCTTGATTGCAACAATGCCCACGTACAACCAACAGGTAGGTACCATTATCACGGAACGCCCTCAAACTATCTTGATGGTCTGAATGCCGACGGAACCGAAATGGTCAAAGTAGGATATGCCGCTGATGGATTCCCTATTTATTACAAATATGGATATGCTAATGATGGCACTACCATTGCCGCATTTCAAAGTGGTTATCAGCTAAAGACAGAACCCAGGGGGGGCGATGGTATTTCTGCTCCTGACGGTTGTCCAGATGGCTACTATTTCAATGATTATGAGTATGTCGATGGAATTTCTGAATTGGATGAGTGCAATGGTCGTTTTGGAAAAACACCAGAATCGGAAAACGAATATTATTATGTGATAACGGATAATTTCCCTTCATCTCCCCTTTGTTTTTCAGGTACTCCCGATCAAAGTTTCAATTTTAGAAATTAGCCGCTATGAGACATTTTTGCATCATGGGCGCATTTTTGTTCTTCCTTACCACAAACATAGCCAAAGCACATAATCCATACGAGGTAAGCTATTTTTTTAAGTACGAACAAAAAGAATTGGTCATTCATCTGACCCCCCAGACCGTGGTGGACTTGCTACAGCATTTGAATGAAGAACTGGCCGACCAGAGCATGATCGTAATTTCAGATTATCATGCCGAACTATCGGCGTACCTGAAAAGCACCATACATTTTTATGTAAATGGTGAACCTATCGGTCTAACTTTCAAAAATGCAGCCCTGACACAACACGATGCGACCATTCGCTTTTCACTAGAGCACCTTAAGGAGAGCTTAGAACGATATACCATTGAGATCATCAGTTTTACCGAGGTCTATACCCCCATCAAAAATTATGTGAACATACAGTATGGTGACAAAAAGATCAGGCATATCCTGAACAGGGGAAACATTTCGGCCAAGGGAAATATAAATACCATCGATGAACGGTTGACCACGAAGAAAGTCAATCTACTGTCTATCAGTGGCTTTGTGATTTTGACAGGTCTTATTTGGGCGGTTCATCGAAAAAAACCGAAATGGCTTAAACCCTTTTGACGTTTAACGGTCAAAGAAATAGAAACCCAAAAAGAAAAGTCATGAAAAAGGTAAAAATACTATTGCTGGTCGTAACACTGTTTGGATCATTGTTGACCGTAGAAGCACAACGAACCGTGGTACGGGTCTATCCGAAACACGGTACCGTGGTCACCACCATCAACGGGCCCAAGGTCGTCGTGCACAAAAGAACCAATTACTACTTTGCCGACGGTGTTTGGTATAGGGCAAGGGGCAGAAAGTACGTGGTTTGTGCCGCACCTATAGGCATCAAGGTCAGAGCACTGCCCAGAGGCAATAAAATAGTGGTGGTCAACGGTAGAAAACTATATAAGTACAAAGGGATCTGGTATAAGAAATCAGGACGGCATTTTGTCGTGGTTACCGTATAATCTGTAGACTGTTTGGTTGGTTGTTAGTTGAGAAGAGGGTGGCGTTTGCCACCTTTTTCTATTTAAAGACGAGTTTGGCGATTCGATTTTTACCTGCGGCATAGGCGACGGAATCGTTTAAAAAACGTACTGTATAAAACGATTCTTCTGAGAGGGAAATCCAATTTTTTCCCCTGTCATTGGAAACGGAAATACCCGTAAAACCAACCGCCGTCAGATTATCTCCATTTGAGTTGGGCACAAACTGCACACAACTTTTATAGTTGGGCTCTTGCCCATCGGCAACAAGTGTCCACGTCTTGCCACCATCTTCAGTGATGGCCTTGTTCGCCGTATTGGCTTCCGGTTGGGTATAATCCCCTCCGATACCAAAGCCCAGGTTTTCATCATAAAAATCGATGGAATAAATGCCTTGGGTCGGTTCATCTTTGATGATAGGGGTCTTGAAAACCTCCCAACTTTTCCCTTTGTCCAAAGAAAAAATAATCCGCCCTGCGGTGGTCGCCACCCAGGTTTTTTCTCCCACCACGGCAATATTGGTGTCGCTGGCGGCAAAAGCCCCTTCACCTACTTTTGAAGGAGGCAGTTCTTCGCAAGGTATTTTCTTCCAGTTGTGGCCGCCATCCCTGGTAATGATAATTGACAGACAACCATCGACCGTATCACCAATGGCAATGCCCTCTTCGTCGTTCCAAAAGGTCATTGAATCATAGAAAACACCTTCTCCCTCTTCCTTATAGACCAGTTCCATTTGTCCACTGTCCCCTGTTTTGTAAAGCAGGGCCGGACTCGCCACCGAGAGCATAAAGAAATCAGTGGAAGTACCTGCCACGGCGCGAAAATCAGGAGTGATGGTATCATACCGTTGTACATTGCTTCTAACGGTGTGTGTGCGCAAATCGACCGTACCGAACATGCCCCTGCTGCCGGCAAAGGCCAGTGTGCGGTCATCTAAAAACGTAATGGCCCGAATACTGACCGAATCTTCAAAAACGATTTCGATTTCAACGGAAGTATAATTTTTTGATCGGTCTCTTTCGGTGCATCCGATAAGCGAAGAAACAAACAGTATGGCAAAAGTGATTCTTTTCATTTGTAAGGTTTGTTCAAAAATAGAGAAGAAAACCTCCCCTCTAACAAGCCTGTGCTTAGCAGAGTCGAACAATTTTGCATCAAGACAAAATGAACAAAACAATAACCCTATTTTTGTTGGCTCAAAACATACTATGCGCTTACACCGAAACCTTGTCTTTGCTGTTATCGATGCCCTCAACCTTATTTTCAATGAGGGCGAATACGCCGATAAGGTCATTGAAAAAGTCTTGAAATACGACAAACGCTGGGGTTCCCGTGACCGTGGTTTTATCGCCGAGACCACCTATGACATTGTACGCTGGCGGCGGTTATATGATGAAATTGCAGGGGTACATGCCCCCTACTCCCGTCAAGCCCTGTTCCGGCTCTTTGCGGTCTGGGCCGTTCTACGGGGC is a window from the Muricauda sp. SCSIO 65647 genome containing:
- a CDS encoding YHYH protein — translated: MKTIKTLSLIFVSLIMACSSDDSEIVATENGQDDIAEESTLDCNGTSSLFTINLDPESCSIDIQSQLGINSQYTESVSGNVRTITINGVADHLVGEFPNSGNPNTIAEASETFSMTTEPEPANDITFGQGYTFGVLFSGVAVDPYTAEFFVGSTGTMNMEWNITTLQSTTNLGLDCNNAHVQPTGRYHYHGTPSNYLDGLNADGTEMVKVGYAADGFPIYYKYGYANDGTTIAAFQSGYQLKTEPRGGDGISAPDGCPDGYYFNDYEYVDGISELDECNGRFGKTPESENEYYYVITDNFPSSPLCFSGTPDQSFNFRN
- a CDS encoding DUF6702 family protein, with protein sequence MRHFCIMGAFLFFLTTNIAKAHNPYEVSYFFKYEQKELVIHLTPQTVVDLLQHLNEELADQSMIVISDYHAELSAYLKSTIHFYVNGEPIGLTFKNAALTQHDATIRFSLEHLKESLERYTIEIISFTEVYTPIKNYVNIQYGDKKIRHILNRGNISAKGNINTIDERLTTKKVNLLSISGFVILTGLIWAVHRKKPKWLKPF
- a CDS encoding DUF6515 family protein, translating into MKKVKILLLVVTLFGSLLTVEAQRTVVRVYPKHGTVVTTINGPKVVVHKRTNYYFADGVWYRARGRKYVVCAAPIGIKVRALPRGNKIVVVNGRKLYKYKGIWYKKSGRHFVVVTV
- a CDS encoding WD40/YVTN/BNR-like repeat-containing protein is translated as MKRITFAILFVSSLIGCTERDRSKNYTSVEIEIVFEDSVSIRAITFLDDRTLAFAGSRGMFGTVDLRTHTVRSNVQRYDTITPDFRAVAGTSTDFFMLSVASPALLYKTGDSGQMELVYKEEGEGVFYDSMTFWNDEEGIAIGDTVDGCLSIIITRDGGHNWKKIPCEELPPSKVGEGAFAASDTNIAVVGEKTWVATTAGRIIFSLDKGKSWEVFKTPIIKDEPTQGIYSIDFYDENLGFGIGGDYTQPEANTANKAITEDGGKTWTLVADGQEPNYKSCVQFVPNSNGDNLTAVGFTGISVSNDRGKNWISLSEESFYTVRFLNDSVAYAAGKNRIAKLVFK